The Curtobacterium poinsettiae DNA segment CCTGCTCAGCGAGCTGAAGCCCGACGAGGTCTACAACCTCGCCGCGCAGTCACACGTGCGGGTGTCGTTCGACGAACCGGAACACACCGGCGACGTGACGGGTGTGGGCACGATGCGCATGCTCGAGGCGGTCCGTGTGTCCGGTATCCACACGCGCTTCTACCAGGCGTCCTCCTCCGAGATGTTCGGCGCAACTCCGCCGCCGCAGAACGAGGAGACGCCGTTCTGGCCCCGTTCTCCCTACGGCGCCGCGAAGGTCTACAGCTACTGGGTGACCCGGAACTACCGCGAGGCGTACGGGATGTTCGCCGTGAACGGGATCCTGTTCAACCACGAGTCGCCGCGTCGCGGTGAGACGTTCGTCACCCGGAAGATCACCCGCGCAGTCGCTCGGATCAAGGCCGGCCTGGAGGACCACGTGTACCTCGGCAACCTCGACTCCGTCCGCGACTGGGGGTACGCCGCCGAGTACGTCGAGGGCATGTGGCGGATGCTGCAGGCCGACGAACCGGACGACTTCGTGCTCGCGACCGGTGGTGACTTCACGGTCAAGGACTTCCTGACCACGGCGTTCTCGCACGCTGGGTTGAACTGGGAAGACCACGTGCGGTTCGACGAGCGGTA contains these protein-coding regions:
- the gmd gene encoding GDP-mannose 4,6-dehydratase, whose translation is MPKKALITGITGQDGSYLAELLLRKGYEVHGLIRRASTFNTSRIDHLYVDPHNPDARLFLHYGDLGDGARLVSLLSELKPDEVYNLAAQSHVRVSFDEPEHTGDVTGVGTMRMLEAVRVSGIHTRFYQASSSEMFGATPPPQNEETPFWPRSPYGAAKVYSYWVTRNYREAYGMFAVNGILFNHESPRRGETFVTRKITRAVARIKAGLEDHVYLGNLDSVRDWGYAAEYVEGMWRMLQADEPDDFVLATGGDFTVKDFLTTAFSHAGLNWEDHVRFDERYLRPSEVDALVGDASKAKEKLGWEATVDTAELARIMVDADISALEHEGRPWIDTVRLESWGS